The genomic window AATACTTCGCTTCTTCATAATATGACATTTCACTGCAATGCTGGCGACCATAACATGAACATTGTGACATGGTATTGATTACTGGCTGGGATGGAAATGAATTGACCTTAGGTGCCGTGAATTGCTCTGCAGGGATATGTGGAGTCTTTACGTTCAAGCGTTAATGGGAAACAGCACAAACAGCGATTACCGCAAATAGTAAAAATGTTTTGCTTTTTGGCGTGGATGAGTTTTTATAAACCCGGTGGCTTTATTATTTTAGGACGTATTGTGGCAAAAGAACTGACTTATAAAGGTGTGAGCTTTGTAATTATTTCTGATAATTTAAAACATGTATGACTGACAAGAAAACGTGGTTATAACGCTTACTTTGACCACTTAAACAAAGCCCCGGTTTCAGAAGTATTAAGGGGAGAACAAGCACTAGTATTATTACGGTTAATTCTTTAATGAAAAAGTGGATTATCGCAGCTAGTGAAATGATTGAAGTTTTACTAATTAGCTAATTTCGGCCATTAATTTTTATTTAATCAGTATTTTTCTGTTTCATAGGAATTGAGATGAAAGAGATAGAATAATGCTTTGGCTATCTTTACATTGAAAATGAAAATGAAAATGAAAATGAAAATGCCTTGAATTGTACTTATCAATTCAAGGCATTTTTTATGAGGTAACCGTAATTAACGCGTTATAAGGCTGCAAAACGTTTGGTATGAGCATCAGTGCTACCAAACAAAAATTGAATGGTGGTCAAACGTTTAAAGATATGACCGACATCAAGTTCATCAGTCATACCTATAGCACCATGTAACTGAACTGCTTCACGACCCACTAAGTTTGCTGCTTTACCAATTCGACTTTTCGCCGCTGATAATGCTTTTGCATCATGGCCATTATTGCTATCCATTTTTAATACCGCCATTAACAGTATAGATTTAGCTTGCTGATGCTCGATAAACATATTTACTAGCCGGTGTTGTAGTGCTTGGAAAGTGCCAATAGTACGACCAAACTGTTTACGTGTTTTTGCATATTCTACTGTGCGTTCATTGGCTATTTGCATGGCACCAACGGCTTCGGCGCAAACTGCTAACGTAGCTTTGTCGATAATATTACTAATGACAGGCAAGGCGTTGTCTTGCTCACCTAACAAGGCTAGAGCAGGGGTGTTATCAAACCAAATGTCAGCCGCTTGATGGCCATCAACATTGGCATAACCTTCGCGTTTCACGCTCGGGTGATTAGCGTCAACAAGGAATAAGCTGATGCCATTGTCGTCATTTGTTGCACCAGAAGTACGCGCTGAAACTATTAATGTGTCGGCATGATTACCATTTAATACCACCGACTTTTGACCGGTAATAACAAATTCACCCTCGTTTTCGATAGCACGACATTTTACGTTGTTTAATTGATAACGACTTTGCGGCTCGGCATAGGCAAAAGCCATTTGCAACTCACCTGCCATTATTGTCGGTAAATAATCGTCTTTTTGCGCTTGATCACCGGCTAAGGCAATTAAACCACCCGACATAACCGCTGTTGCAAGGAAAGGTTCAACGACCATGCCTTTGCCAAACTCTTCCATGACCAACATAAGGTCGACCATAGAACCACCTAAACCGCCATCTTCCTCGGTAAATGGCAGCATTAACCAGCCAAGTTCAGCAAATAAACGCCAATTTTCTTGACTAAAACCTGTCTCCGATGCCAGTATTTTTCGACGCGTATCAAAATCGTAATCGTTGAGAATAAACTTTGATACACTATCTTGAATCATTTGTTGTTCGTTGTTTAACGAAAAGTCCATAGTAAACTCCTAATGCTAATTTAAAGGCCTAAAACGGCTTTACTGATAATGTTAGTTTGAATTTCGTTACTTCCGCCATATATGGAAGCTTTGCGATTATTAAAGTAACGTAATGCACTGTTCGTTGCCATATCAGGGCCAATGCTTTGTCCGTCAAACTCATCATTGAACTGATGAGGAACAAATGGCATTGCGTAATATCCCGCGGCTTCGACATACAATTCGTCAATGGCTTGGATAATTTGTGTGCCGACAATTTTTAAAATAGACGACTCTGGCCCGGGTGCTTGGCCTGTGCTGATAGCAGAAAGTGTGCGTAATTCAGTATATTCTAAGGCTAATAAATCGATTTCTACTTGTGCAATTTTTTGCGCAAAAATAGTGTCTTCAATTAACTTATTATCGCCATCAGGCGATGTTTGCGCCAAGGCTTTTAACTGTACGAGGCGATCTTTAGAGATAGCAACGCGAGCGATACCGGTTCGCTCATGGGTTAATAGTACTTTAGCGTAGGTCCAACCTTCACCTTCTTCACCAATAAGATTAATTGCAGGCACACGGGCATTATCAAAATGAACCTCATTAACTTCATGTCGACCATCAATGGTAATAATGGGTGATACCGTTATCTTAGGGTCGTTCATGTTAATTAATAGGAAACTAATCGCTTCTTGGTTTTTAACGCTTGGCTCACCGGTTCTGACTAAACAGAATATCCAATCGGCATGTTGGCCTAAGGTTGTCCATGTTTTGGTGCCGTTAACCACATATTCATCGCCTTCTTTTACCGCTGTTGTTCTAACCGATGCAAGGTCAGAGCCTGCACCTGGTTCTGAATACCCCTGACACCACCACACATTACTGGCTAATACGTCAGGCAAAAAACGTTGCTTTTGTTCTTCATTACCAAAGGTATAAATAACAGGGGCCACCATTTTTAGACCAAAAGGAATTACATCGGGGCCACCGGCTTTGGCACATTCATTAGCAAAAATATATTTTTGTGTCGGTGTCCAACCCGTTCCACCATGCTCAACTGGCCAATTAACACCGGCCCAGCCTTGTTTGTAGAGTATTTTTTGCCACTGGTTACATTCATCTTTAGATAAATGTAATGCGTTTTTGGTTTTTTCAGCGATATCTTTCGGTAACTTTTCTTGCAAAAATTGCTGCACTTCTTGTTGAAAGTCTTTTTCTTGGGCGGTAAAGTTTAAATTCATTGTGCAAATCCTTCGTTGGTCTTAATTTATTGAATGTCTTTGATCATATTTTTGGCAATTATCATTTGTTGGATCTGTGTTGTGCCTTCGTATAATCGAAATAATCTGACGTCACGATAAAGTCTTTCTACGGCGTATTCTGAAATGTAGCCAGCACCGCCGTGAATTTGTACTGCTTTGTCAGCGACTCTTCCCACCATTTCTGTGGCAAATAACTTACAACAAGAAGCTTCTGTGGTTATTTTTTTGCCTAAATCTTTTTGTCTTGCTGCATCAAGTACCATGCATTTAGCGGCGTAAGCTTCAGCCTTACTGTCCGCTAACATCACTTGAATCATTTGGTGCTCAGCAATGGGTTTACCAAATTGTGTTCTCTGTATGGCATATCTTAAGGCATCATCAATTAATCGCTCGGCAATACCGACACTTAATGCTGAAATATGTAGGCGACCTCTGTCTAATACTTTCATTGACGTTATAAAGCCTTTGCCTGCAACACCACCAATAATATTTTCGGCAGGGACACGGCAATTCTCAAAAATAACATCACAGGTATGAGAACCTTGCTGACCCATTTTTTTATCTTTAGGCCCAAGGGTAATACCAGGAGTCGTCGCGTCTACGATAAAAGCCGATATTCCCTTAGCCCCTTTAATCGATGGATCGGTCCGAGCCATCACGGTAAAGGTTCCTGCTCTTGGCGCGTTAGTAATATAACGCTTGGTACCATTAATAATATACTCGTTGCCTTGCTTTATTGCCGACGTTTTTACGGCAGAGGCGTCAGAGCCAACATCGGGTTCAGTTAAACAAAAAGCACCGATAAGTTCACCTGAGGCATATTTAGGTAAATAGCTTTTTTTTTGTTTTTCAGTGCCATCAAATACAATAGCGGCCGAGCCAATACCGTTGTTAGTTCCAATGAGAGAGCGAAAAGCAGGTGATGTTCGACCTAACTCAATAGCGACCAGCGCCTCTTCCTCCATTGTTAGACCTAAGCCATCGTATTCTTCTGGGATGGTCATACCAAACAAACCCATGGCTTTCATTTCTTGAACAATATCATCTGGAATAGCATCGTTTTCTGCCACTTCATTTTCCGCAGGGACTAAACGCTCTCTAACGAATTTTGAAATACTGCCTAGAAACTGATCCAACATTTCCTGATCTCGAATCATTTTTAAATCTCTATTTTAAAAGCTTTTCATTCCGCACAGTGGAACACAGGGGTAGGTAAATATCAAGATGTAATTATAGCTAATAACATTATATTTGCTGACTAAATATTCTCTTACTAGATAATATTAGTTTGATTTTTAGCTTTATATTATTTTTGTTAATGCTAGGTTAAATTTAAATTAGTGGAATTATCGGTTAAATAAAGTACTTGCATATTCCGCTATGCAGAATTAGTATCACTTAAATTAATTTTTGAATGCAGTGCGGTATAGGCTTTTTTACTGAGTCTTTATAACGATTGAATCGCTGAATTATCATGAGGATACAAGCAAAACCTTAAGGGTAATTTAGTGCAGTAAGCAGAACAATTAATAGCTGTTGGAGGAAAAATAGTCATTAATTGAAAATATTATGATCACAATAAAATAAAATAAAATAAAATGAATAACAGGGGAAACATATGAAAAATACCAGACTAAAACGAAACTCCATAACAATCGCGATTAGCGCAGCGCTTGGTATCATGGCAAGTAGTGCTTTGTATGCGGAAGAAGTAAAAGAGACAAATAAAAAAGATATTGAGAAAATCCAAGTTATTGGTTCTCATTTAAAAGGTTCGGCACTTGAAACCTCAGCGCCTGTGCAAACGATTAGCCGAGCAGATTTAGAAAAAATAGGTTCTCCTTCTATTGTTGAAATGACACAAAAATTGTCAATCAGTTCTGGTATTCAAGGTAATTCAAATCAATACGGCTCTAATGGCACCGAAGGTACTTCCAATATCAATTTGAGAGGACTAGGGGCAGGCCGTACCTTAGTGTTAATTAATGGCAAAAGACATACCTTCAACCCTTACGCTATTGTTGATCAACAAATGCTTTATGTTAACACCCAAGACATTCCTTCGATGGCGGTTAAACGTGTCGACATGCTAAAAGAAGGTGCAGCGGCGATATATGGTTCTGATGCAATCGCAGGTGTAGTTAATTTTTCAACAAGAAGTGACTTTGAAGGCTTAGAAGTAAAAGCTGACTATAAAAATTTACAAGATAGTGATGGCGATTATGGCTTAGGTCTCATCTTTGGGCTAGGCAATGATGATACTCATTGGGTAACTTCTGTTAGCTATGATAAAACTAATACCATCAGCACAGCAGATAAAGATTGGGCAGTACAGGATTATGCGACTAACCCACAAGGTGGTTGGTCATCAATAGGTAATCCTCCGTCGATATTTAATGCGGCTTGGTTGGGTGATAACTCAAATCCTAAATATTTATTAGACCCGGGTTGTGAAGTGTTAGGCGGAACGAAAGCGGGTTTATGTAGATTCCAATATACGCCATTCTCAGCGTTAAATGATGGTGATACCCACTTAAAAGTTTTTAGTGAATTAAACCATGATTTTATAAATGATATTAATC from Colwellia sp. PAMC 20917 includes these protein-coding regions:
- a CDS encoding acyl-CoA dehydrogenase family protein; its protein translation is MIRDQEMLDQFLGSISKFVRERLVPAENEVAENDAIPDDIVQEMKAMGLFGMTIPEEYDGLGLTMEEEALVAIELGRTSPAFRSLIGTNNGIGSAAIVFDGTEKQKKSYLPKYASGELIGAFCLTEPDVGSDASAVKTSAIKQGNEYIINGTKRYITNAPRAGTFTVMARTDPSIKGAKGISAFIVDATTPGITLGPKDKKMGQQGSHTCDVIFENCRVPAENIIGGVAGKGFITSMKVLDRGRLHISALSVGIAERLIDDALRYAIQRTQFGKPIAEHQMIQVMLADSKAEAYAAKCMVLDAARQKDLGKKITTEASCCKLFATEMVGRVADKAVQIHGGAGYISEYAVERLYRDVRLFRLYEGTTQIQQMIIAKNMIKDIQ
- a CDS encoding acyl-CoA dehydrogenase family protein, whose amino-acid sequence is MNLNFTAQEKDFQQEVQQFLQEKLPKDIAEKTKNALHLSKDECNQWQKILYKQGWAGVNWPVEHGGTGWTPTQKYIFANECAKAGGPDVIPFGLKMVAPVIYTFGNEEQKQRFLPDVLASNVWWCQGYSEPGAGSDLASVRTTAVKEGDEYVVNGTKTWTTLGQHADWIFCLVRTGEPSVKNQEAISFLLINMNDPKITVSPIITIDGRHEVNEVHFDNARVPAINLIGEEGEGWTYAKVLLTHERTGIARVAISKDRLVQLKALAQTSPDGDNKLIEDTIFAQKIAQVEIDLLALEYTELRTLSAISTGQAPGPESSILKIVGTQIIQAIDELYVEAAGYYAMPFVPHQFNDEFDGQSIGPDMATNSALRYFNNRKASIYGGSNEIQTNIISKAVLGL
- a CDS encoding acyl-CoA dehydrogenase family protein, translated to MDFSLNNEQQMIQDSVSKFILNDYDFDTRRKILASETGFSQENWRLFAELGWLMLPFTEEDGGLGGSMVDLMLVMEEFGKGMVVEPFLATAVMSGGLIALAGDQAQKDDYLPTIMAGELQMAFAYAEPQSRYQLNNVKCRAIENEGEFVITGQKSVVLNGNHADTLIVSARTSGATNDDNGISLFLVDANHPSVKREGYANVDGHQAADIWFDNTPALALLGEQDNALPVISNIIDKATLAVCAEAVGAMQIANERTVEYAKTRKQFGRTIGTFQALQHRLVNMFIEHQQAKSILLMAVLKMDSNNGHDAKALSAAKSRIGKAANLVGREAVQLHGAIGMTDELDVGHIFKRLTTIQFLFGSTDAHTKRFAAL